One region of Eupeodes corollae chromosome 1, idEupCoro1.1, whole genome shotgun sequence genomic DNA includes:
- the LOC129943184 gene encoding trypsin-1: MTINRSVNWCCLFSIVFLVISCEFSVILAFNDSFELDYDSAQTSETNRSGRFLFDSIFGIGAGISSALGYETTDGDEDANVESLVKTCDCDCGYSNEEIRIVGGKPTGVNQYPWMARIVYDGKFHCGGSLLTKDYVITAAHCVKKLRRSKIRVIFGDHDQHITTESKAIQRAVTTIVKHRSFDPDTYNNDIALLRLRKPIVFSKIMKPICLPRLNYDPAGRTGTVVGWGRTSEGGELPAIVNQVKVPILTITECRNQRYKSSRITSSMLCAGKSKMDSCQGDSGGPLLLSNGVKYYIVGIVSWGVGCGRDGYPGVYTRVSKFIPWIKANLENTCLCT, encoded by the exons ATGACTATTAATCGCAGTGTAAACTGgtgttgtttgttttcaattgtcTTCTTAGTTATTTCTTGTGAATTTTCTGTGATATTGGCATTCAATGATAGTTTTGAATTAGATTATGATTCAGCACAAACATCCGAAACAAACAGATCTGGAcgttttttgtttgattcgaTTTTTGGAATAGGAGCTGGGATAAGCAGTGCATTGGGATATGAGACCACTGATGGTGATGAGGATGCAAATGTTGAGAGTCTTGTAAAGACTTGTGATTGTG ATTGTGGATATTCGAATGAAGAAATACGGATTGTTGGTGGTAAGCCTACAGGCGTCAATCAATATCCATGGATGGCTCGAATAGTGTACGATGGTAAATTCCATTGTGGCGGTTCACTTCTGACCAAAGACTATGTCATAACAGCGGCGCATTGTGTGAAGAAGCTGCGAAGATCGAAAATTCGTGTCATCTTCGGCGATCATGATCAACACATTACCACAGAGTCCAAGGCGATACAAAGAGCCGTCACCACAATTGTGAAACACCGCAGTTTCGACCCGGATACCTACAACAACGACATTGCCCTGTTGCGCCTCAGAAAGCCtattgtcttttcaaaaatcatgaaGCCCATTTGCTTGCCTCGACTCAACTACGACCCAGCTG GTAGGACGGGCACTGTCGTCGGCTGGGGACGCACATCCGAAGGCGGAGAACTACCGGCGATAGTTAACCAGGTTAAGGTGCCGATTCTAACGATTACCGAATGCAGGAATCAGCGATACAAAAGCAGTCGAATAACCTCGAGTATGCTGTGTGCGGGCAAATCGAAAATGGACTCTTGCCAGGGTGACAGTGGTGGACCACTTTTACTCTCAAACGGAGTCAAGTACTATATTGTGGGAATCGTGTCGTGGGGTGTTGGATGTGGACGCGACGGATACCCTGGGGTTTATACAAGAGTCAGTAAATTTATTCCGTGGATCAAGGCGAATTTGGAGAACACATGTTTGTGTACATAA